In one window of Mercurialis annua linkage group LG4, ddMerAnnu1.2, whole genome shotgun sequence DNA:
- the LOC126678619 gene encoding ribulose bisphosphate carboxylase large chain-like: MDMEDMFKAQWAYFIWAKLLNACYEIKGHYLNATAGTCEEMIKRAVFARELGVPIVMHDYLTGGFTANTSLAHYCRDNGLLLHIHRAMHAVIDRQKNHGMHFRVLAKALRMSGGDHIHAGTVVGKLEGEREITLGFVDLLRDDFVEKDRSRGIYFTQDWVSLPGVIPVASGGIHVWHMPALTEIFGDDSVLQFGGGTLGHPWGNAPGAVANRVALEACVQARNEGRDLAREGNEIIREACKWSPELAAACEVWKEIKFEFPAMDTL, translated from the exons ATGGATATGGAAGACATGTTTAAAGCACAATGGGCTTACTTTATATGGGCCAAGCTGCTAAATg CATGTTATGAAATCAAAGGACATTATTTGAATGCTACTGCGGGGACATGCGAAGAAATGATAAAAAGGGCTGTATTTGCGAGAGAATTAGGAGTTCCTATCGTAATGCACGACTACTTAACAGGTGGATTCACTGCAAATACTTCCTTGGCTCATTATTGCCGAGATAATGGTTTACTTCTTCACATTCACCGCGCAATGCATGCAGTTATTGATAGACAGAAGAATCATGGTATGCATTTTCGTGTACTAGCTAAGGCGTTACGTATGTCTGGGGGAGATCATATTCACGCTGGTACCGTAGTAGGTAAACTTGAGGGGGAAAGAGAGATCACTTTGGGATTTGTTGATTTATTGCGTGATGATTTTGTTGAAAAAGATCGAAGCCGCGGTATTTATTTCACTCAAGATTGGGTCTCTTTACCTGGTGTTATACCTGTAGCTTCCGGGGGTATTCATGTTTGGCATATGCCTGCTCTGACCGAGATCTTTGGAGATGATTCCGTACTACAATTCGGTGGAGGAACTTTAGGGCACCCTTGGGGAAATGCGCCTGGTGCTGTAGCTAATCGAGTAGCTCTAGAAGCATGTGTGCAAGCTCGTAATGAGGGACGTGATCTTGCTCGCGAGGGTAATGAAATTATCCGTGAAGCTTGCAAATGGAGTCCTGAACTAGCTGCTGCTTGTGAAGTATGGAAGGAGATTAAATTTGAATTCCCAGCAATGGATACTTTGTAA
- the LOC126677204 gene encoding cystathionine gamma-synthase 1, chloroplastic, translating into MAVSSSPCPKFIPTAAISPLFECRSDSPGTDQPRFSRRFNSIPKGSSASSFLGGGSGLSLILKFPPNFVRQLSTKARRNCSNIGVAQIVAASWTDNSDSGVPFVAAAASASASAAAAAISAAEPVELISGDEVAVVNENRNVQFEDLSSDLKYSSFLSSDGSIAVHAGERLGRGIVTDAITTPVVNTSAYFFKKTQELLDFKEKRSVSFEYGRYGNPTTEVLENKISALEGAESTLIMASGMCASTVMLLALVPAGGHIVTTTDCYRKTRIFIETVLPRMGITATVIDPADMEGLEAALEKNNVSLFFTESPTNPFLRCVDIKLVSELCHRKGAIVCIDGTFATPLNQKALALGADLVLHSATKFIGGHNDVLAGCISGSTKIISEVRTLHHVLGGTLNPNAAYLIIRGMKTLHLRVQQQNSTALRMAEILEAHPKVKQVYYPGLSSHPEHLLAKQQMTGFGGVVSFEVNGDLSTTIKFVDALKIPYIAPSFGGCESIVDQPAIMSYWDLSQSEREKYGIKDNLVRFSFGVEDFDDLKADILQALETI; encoded by the exons ATGGCCGTCTCCTCTAGTCCGTGCCCTAAATTCATCCCTACCGCCGCCATTTCGCCCCTTTTCGAGTGCCGTTCTGATTCACCCGGCACGGACCAGCCCCGATTTTCTCGGCGATTTAACTCCATTCCTAAGGGCTCATCAGCTTCTTCATTTTTGGGCGGCGGTAGTGGCTTGTCGTTGATACTAAAATTCCCTCCTAACTTTGTTCGCCAGCTCAGCACTAAAGCTCGCCGTAACTGTAGCAACATCGGTGTAGCTCAAATCGTCGCTGCTTCGTGGACTGACAACTCCGACTCTGGTGTTCCTTTTGTCGCGGCGGCTGCTAGTGCATCAGcttccgccgccgccgccgcaaTCTCCGCTGCTGAGCCGGTTGAGTTGATCTCCGGTGATGAAGTGGCTGTTGTTAATGAGAATAGAAATGTACAGTTTGAGGATTTGAGTAGTGATTTAAAATACTCGTCGTTTTTGAGCTCCGATGGGAGCATAGCAGTTCATGCTG GTGAACGATTAGGTCGCGGTATTGTTACAGATGCAATTACGACTCCGGTGGTTAATACTTCTGCTTATTTCTTTAAGAAAACTCAAGAGCTTCTCGATTTCAag GAGAAACGGAGTGTGAGTTTTGAATATGGGAGATATGGAAATCCAACTACTGAGGTTCTGGAGAACAAGATTAGTGCCCTTGAAGGGGCTGAATCAACTTTGATTATGGCTTCTGGGATGTGTGCTAGTACTGTTATGCTATTGGCTTTGGTTCCAGCCGGTGGGCACATCGTTACTACTACGGATTGCTACAGGAAGACTAGGATCTTTATTGAGACTGTTCTTCCTAGAATGGGGATCACG GCCACTGTTATTGACCCTGCAGATATGGAAGGTCTGGAAGCTGCACTTGAGAAGAACAAT GTTTCTCTTTTTTTCACCGAGTCTCCTACCAATCCATTCCTGAGATGTGTTGACATTAAGTTGGTTTCAGAGCTCTGCCATAGAAAAGGAGCAATAGTCTGCATAGATGGTACCTTTGCAACACCTCTTAATCAGAAGGCCCTAGCTCTCGGTGCTGATCTTGTTCTTCACTCTGCAACTAAGTTCATCGGTGGACATAATGAT GTCCTTGCAGGTTGCATAAGCGGTTCCACAAAAATAATTTCTGAAGTTCGTACTTTGCATCATGTTTTGGGTGGTACTCTCAACCCG AATGCTGCTTACCTGATCATCCGAGGCATGAAGACACTGCATCTTCGTGTACAGCAACAGAATTCAACCGCATTGAGGATGGCCGAAATTTTAGAGGCTCATCCCAAG GTGAAGCAGGTTTATTATCCAGGTTTGTCTAGTCATCCTGAACATCTCCTTGCCAAGCAGCAGATGACTGGCTTCGGTGGTGTGGTCAGTTTTGAG GTAAATGGGGATTTGTCGACCACCATAAAGTTTGTGGATGCACTGAAAATCCCATATATAGCCCCATCGTTTGGTGGGTGTGAAAGCATCGTGGATCAACCAGCTATAATGTCTTACTG GGATCTGAGCCAATCAGAGAGGGAAAAGTACGGGATTAAAGATAACTTGGTGCGATTCAGCTTTGGAGTTGAGGACTTCGACGATCTGAAGGCCGATATTCTTCAAGCCCTGGAGACCATATAG
- the LOC126677128 gene encoding SPX domain-containing protein 4: MKFGKEFTTHLEETLPEWRDKFLCYKPLKKLLKRFPSASTAAFDPPPLPADDDDRHTASNGSLVILQEWFIRILSEELDKFNDFYVDKEEEFIIRFQELKGRIESLKEQSSKNGVFTSDSEFSEEMMDIRKDLVTIHGEMVLLKNYSSLNFAGLVKILKKYDKRTGELLCLPFSQLALRQPFFTTEPLSRLVRECEANLELLFPLQAEVIEATSSTKKQPNLPINNQASIAPERSPTLGDGTMDIYRSTLAAMKAIRGLQKASSTYSPLSFSSLFKNQDDESNGAVTAENSASNSSDMLHNGDESDQEYSKSV; encoded by the exons ATGAAATTTGGGAAAGAATTCACCACCCATCTAGAGGAAACCCTCCCTGAATGGAGGGATAAGTTTCTTTGCTATAAACCTCTCAAGAAACTCCTTAAACGCTTCCCTTCAGCCTCTACTGCCGCCTTTGACCCGCCACCTCTTCCCGCCGATGATGACGATCGCCACACTGCTTCAAACGGCTCCTTGGTTATTCTCCAAGAATGGTTCATTCGAATTTTGAGTGAAGAGCTTGACAAGTTTAATGATTTCTATGTTGATAAAGAGGAAGAATTTATTATCCGTTTTCAg GAGCTGAAGGGAAGAATCGAGAGTCTAAAAGAACAGAGTAGCAAGAATGGCGTTTTTACATCAGATAGTGAATTTAGCGAAGAGATGATGGACATTCGTAAAGACTTGGTTACCATTCACGGCGAGATGGTGCTTCTAAAAAATTATAGCTCCTTAAACTTTGCAG GGCTAGTTAAAATTctgaaaaaatatgataaacgAACGGGAGAGTTGCTATGTCTACCGTTTAGCCAGCTTGCTCTTCGTCAGCCTTTCTTCACAACTGAACCACTAAGTAGGCTAGTCCGTGAATGCGAGGCAAACCTAGAGCTCCTGTTTCCGCTGCAGGCAGAAGTCATAGAAGCTACTAGTTCTACAAAAAAGCAACCAAATCTACCAATAAACAACCAGGCAAGTATAGCGCCTGAGAGATCGCCAACTCTTGGCGATGGTACTATGGATATATATCGCAGCACCCTTGCTGCGATGAAAGCTATACGAGGCCTTCAGAAAGCAAGCTCCACCTACAGTCCTCTGTCGTTTTCATCTCTGTTCAAGAACCAGGATGATGAAAGTAATGGTGCTGTAACAGCTGAAAACTCGGCTTCAAACTCTTCCGACATGCTACATAATGGAGACGAATCCGATCAAGAGTACTCAAAATCTGTGTGA
- the LOC126677127 gene encoding phosphate transporter PHO1 homolog 9, which translates to MKFGKEFAAQMVQEWQEAYMDYNYLKTILKDILHFKQRNSAPSPMAQTSNSAASFQRRVSFYRAFSGLTGRYRGSPRKNSGEEDDDEVILISSVQDQEGDEGEYGNYQTTFLNAAEEGGDSQLLFFRKLDVEFNKVVKFYKKKVKNVMGEADDLSRQMDALIALRIKVENPVVGGASIHGVSSLSPSIVHPINGRNTGWSQMEVIQEVEMSNGVNSDERSSDDDDNSTRSNNSIEGFRPASLEVLDHVKINVESETPVSTMKNIISSSRSDLSYSKVELRKAEQLMTQAFITFYHKLQLLKSYCFLNQLAFSKIMKKYDKITSRNASRAYLNMVDNSYLGTSEEVNKLMERTEATFIKHFANGNRRIGMRTLRPTAKRERHRITFSLGFFFGCTIALLIALIILIHARDILNSEGGPKYMENMFPLYSLFGFIVLHMLLYAANIYFWKRYRINYAFIFGFKQGTELSYRKVLLISSCLSVLTLGAVISNLDMEMDTRTKSFQAITELVPLGLLILVLLITFCPFNIIYRSSRFFLIQCAFHCILAPLYKVTLPDFFLADQLTSQVQALRNLEFYVCYYGWGDFKTRTNTCRDSKVFEIFYFLVAMIPYWTRFLQCLRRLFEEKDSMQFYNAIKYLLIVVAVAMRTLYDFRKETFWMIFAAATSGVATIIATYWDIVIDWGLLRRDSKNPWLRDKLVIQNRSVYFIAMGLNVVLRLAWMQTVLGFTETPFLHRTALTAIVACLEIIRRGIWNFFRLENEHLNNVGKYRAFKSVPLPFSYENGHQDKRV; encoded by the exons atgaagttcGGAAAAGAATTTGCAGCACAAATGGTGCAAGAATGGCAAGAAGCATACATGGATTACAACTACCTCAAAACAATCTTGAAAGATATACTTCATTTCAAACAGAGAAACTCAGCACCATCTCCCATGGCACAAACTTCAAACTCAGCTGCTTCTTTTCAAAGAAGAGTCTCTTTCTACAGAGCTTTTAGCGGCTTAACAGGCAGGTACAGAGGTTCTCCGAGAAAGAACAGtggtgaagaagatgatgatgaagtGATACTAATAAGTTCAGTTCAAGATCAAGAAGGAGACGAAGGAGAATATGGTAATTACCAGACTACGTTCTTGAATGCAGCAGAGGAAGGAGGAGACTCTCAGCTTTTGTTCTTTAGAAAACTTGATGTTGAGTTTAATAAAGTTGTTAAGTTTTAtaagaagaaagtgaaaaacGTTATGGGGGAGGCTGATGATTTGAGCAGACAAATGGATGCTTTAATTGCGCTGCGAATTAAAGTAGAGAATCCGGTTGTCGGAGGAGCTAGTATCCATGGAGTTTCGTCTCTTTCACCTTCGATTGTTCATCCCATCAATGGTAGAAACACAG GATGGTCGCAAATGGAAGTGATTCAAGAAGTTGAGATGAGCAATGGAGTGAATTCAGATGAAAGAAGTAGTGATGATGATGACAACTCTACAAGAAGCAATAACAGCATCGAGGGGTTTAGACCAGCTTCATTAGAAGTTCTTGATCATGTAAAAATTAATGTTGAATCTGAAACTCCAGTTTCTACAATGAAGAATATAATCTCGAGTTCAAGATCCGACTTGTCGTACAGCAAGGTAGAATTGAGGAAAGCAGAACAACTTATGACTCAAGCTTTTATCACATTCTATCATAAACTTCAACTTCTGAAAAGCTACTG TTTCTTGAACCAATTAGCATTTTCCAAGATCATGAAAAAATATGACAAG ATAACTTCAAGAAACGCTTCGAGAGCTTACCTGAATATGGTGGATAACTCTTACCTTGGAACCTCTGAAGAAGTTAATAAACTCATGGAAAGAACTGAGGCCACATTCATCAAGCATTTCGCAAATGGAAATCGCAGAATAGGAATGCGAACTTTAAGGCCAACAGCTAAAAGGGAACGGCACAGAATTACATTTTCATTAG GTTTCTTCTTTGGTTGCACAATAGCACTTCTAATAGCACTTATTATTCTGATACATGCAAGAGATATTCTTAATAGTGAAGGAGGTCCAAAATATATGGAAAATATGTTTCCACTTTACTC ATTGTTTGGATTTATAGTTCTGCACATGCTGTTATATGCTGCAAACATATATTTTTGGAAACGATATCGGATCAATTACGCCTTCATTTTTGGATTCAAGCAAGGAACAGAATTGAGTTATAGAAAAGTGCTTCTTATAAGTTCATGTCTATCAGTACTCACTTTAGGTGCTGTCATCTCAAACTTGGATATGGAGATGGATACAAGAACAAAAAGCTTCCAAGCAATTACAGAATTAGTCCCTTTAGGCCTACTCATA CTTGTTCTTCTTATAACATTCTGTCCTTTCAATATCATATATCGATCGAGTCGGTTTTTCTTGATCCAATGTGCTTTTCATTGTATTCTTGCTCCTCTTTATAAG GTTACGCTCCCGGATTTTTTCTTGGCAGATCAGCTCACTAGCCAG GTGCAAGCACTCAGGAATTTGGAATTCTATGTTTGTTACTACGGATGGGGAGATTTCAAAACGAGAACAAATACTTGCAGAGATAGCAAAGTTTTCGAAATCTTTTATTTTCTAGTGGCTATGATTCCATATTGGACTCGTTTCCTTCAG TGTCTTCGCCGGTTGTTTGAAGAGAAAGATTCAATGCAATTCTATAACGCAATCAAGTACTTATTAATTGTCGTCGCGGTTGCCATGAGGACATTGTACGACTTCAGAAAGGAAACGTTTTGGATGATTTTTGCAGCAGCAACATCAGGTGTTGCAACAATTATTGCTACATATTGGGATATAGTGATAGACTGGGGTCTTTTGCGACGAGATTCGAAAAATCCATGGTTGAGAGATAAACTTGTTATACAAAACAGAAGTGTTTACTTTATAGCAATG GGTTTGAATGTTGTGTTAAGGCTTGCTTGGATGCAGACAGTTTTAGGTTTTACAGAAACACCTTTTTTGCATAGGACAGCCTTAACTGCAATCGTTGCCTGCTTGGAGATTATCCGGCGTGGCATATGGAATTTCTTCAG GTTGGAGAATGAGCACTTGAACAATGTTGGGAAATATAGGGCATTCAAGTCAGTGCCCTTGCCTTTTTCCTATGAAAATGGGCATCAAGACAAAAGAGTGTGA
- the LOC126676539 gene encoding transmembrane emp24 domain-containing protein p24delta9 gives MANLNLLILTAIGFIFCFRIAESLRFNLNSGHTKCISEDIKSNSMTVGKYNVVNAKEVSPLPDSHKLTVKVTSPFGSTYHYGDHVESGNYAFTAAEAGDYTTCFWANEHRPEVTLTIDFEWKTGVAAKDWSKVAKKGQIEIMELELKKLFDTVTSIHDEMFYLREREDEMQILNRSTNSKMASLSLLSLVVCVAVAGLQLWHLKTYFERKKLL, from the exons ATGGCAAATTTGAACCTTTTGATTTTAACAGCAATAGGATTCATTTTTTGTTTCAGAATTGCAGAGTCGTTGCGGTTTAATTTGAATTCAGGTCACACCAAATGCATATCAGAGGATATAAAGAGCAACTCCATGACTGTCGGAAAATATAACGTTGTTAATGCCAAAGAGGTTTCGCCTCTACCTGATTCTCACAAGCTCACTGTCAAG GTGACATCTCCATTTGGGAGCACATATCATTATGGGGATCATGTGGAATCAGGAAATTATGCATTTACTGCAGCTGAGGCTGGTGATTATACTACATGCTTTTGGGCCAATGAACATAGGCCAGAAGTTACCTTGACAATTGATTTTGAATGGAAAACTGGTGTTGCTGCTAAGGATTGGTCTAAAGTTGCTAAGAAAGGACAAATCGAA ATTATGGAGCTTGAGCTGAAGAAATTGTTTGACACAGTCACATCCATTCACGATGAGATGTTTTATCTTCGTGAGAG GGAGGACGAAATGCAGATCCTAAATAGATCAACAAACTCGAAAATGGCAAGCCTAAGTTTACTTTCACTCGTAGTTTGTGTAGCAGTTGCCGGGTTGCAACTTTGGCATCTGAAGACATATTTTGAAAGGAAGAAGCTACtctga
- the LOC126678895 gene encoding pentatricopeptide repeat-containing protein At5g48910-like, with translation MHLAASQQQCKPIVTLASTLASMAENCQFMTHLKQIHAHSIAANLQNHSIILGKKLRFAAVSPAGDLAYAHRLFDQMPQPNTFFYNTIIRGYAKSSSPSCCVNLFNQMRRNRVNPDEFTFNFLIKSRSRAYKDGSFSVVLEYDEIHGAVLKYGFCSQLFVQNALIHLYAVMGSPAAAWRVFNETIGVDVISWSGLVLAHVRAGELELARQVFDDMPDKDVVSWTAMVSGYSKAKRSRDALELFWDMSDAGVRPDEVTLVSVVSACTNLGDLETGIDVHSYINENGFGWMVSLCNALIDMYAKCGSMDKAWHVFNNMSRRSLITWNSMISACANHGFAEDAFGLFNCMLNSSVNPDGITFLALLIAYTHKGLVDEGFRLFQSMQRDYGVEPSVEHYGCMVDMLGRAGRLEEAYELIVTMPIQSNDVVWGALLAACRIYGDVDMGERVVKKLIELKPDEGGYYILLRDIYVASSRTAEVNDMRQAMQESGATKNPGCSWVGA, from the coding sequence ATGCACTTAGCAGCAAGCCAGCAACAATGCAAGCCAATAGTCACTCTTGCCTCCACTTTAGCTTCCATGGCAGAGAATTGCCAGTTCATGACCCACCTCAAACAAATTCACGCTCACTCCATAGCTGCAAACCTCCAAAACCACTCCATCATCCTCGGGAAAAAACTTCGTTTTGCTGCAGTTTCTCCCGCTGGAGACTTAGCTTACGCTCACCGCCTGTTTGATCAAATGCCTCAAccaaacactttcttttataatACCATTATTCGTGGCTATGCTAAAAGCTCGTCTCCTTCTTGCTGTGTTAATTTGTTTAATCAAATGAGACGGAATAGGGTTAACCCAGATGAATTCACTTTCAACTTCCTGATAAAGTCACGGTCTAGAGCGTATAAAGATGGTAGCTTTTCGGTAGTTTTGGAGTATGATGAGATACATGGAGCAGTACTTAAATATGGGTTTTGCTCACAGTTGTTTGTTCAAAATGCATTGATTCATTTGTATGCGGTAATGGGTAGTCCAGCAGCAGCTTGGAGAGTATTTAATGAGACGATAGGAGTGGATGTTATATCGTGGTCTGGTTTGGTTTTGGCACATGTGAGAGCCGGAGAATTGGAGCTAGCTAGGCAAGTTTTTGATGATATGCCAGATAAAGATGTTGTTTCTTGGACTGCTATGGTTTCTGGGTATTCAAAAGCAAAGCGTTCAAGGGACGCGTTAGAGTTGTTTTGGGATATGAGTGATGCAGGGGTGAGACCTGATGAGGTCACTTTAGTTAGTGTGGTTTCAGCTTGTACTAATTTAGGTGATCTGGAAACAGGAATAGATGTGCATTCTTACATCAATGAGAATGGGTTTGGGTGGATGGTCTCACTTTGCAATGCCTTGATTGATATGTATGCTAAGTGTGGTAGCATGGATAAAGCATGGCATGTTTTCAATAATATGAGTAGGAGGAGCTTAATTACATGGAATTCAATGATTTCTGCGTGTGCTAATCATGGTTTTGCTGAAGATGCATTTGGGTTATTTAATTGTATGTTGAATTCTAGTGTTAATCCTGATGGTATAACATTCTTAGCCCTTTTAATTGCATATACACACAAGGGATTGGTTGATGAAGGTTTCAGGCTTTTCCAAAGCATGCAGAGAGACTATGGAGTTGAACCAAGCGTTGAGCATTATGGTTGCATGGTAGACATGTTAGGCCGGGCAGGCCGGTTGGAAGAGGCATATGAATTAATAGTTACCATGCCAATACAAAGCAATGATGTTGTTTGGGGAGCTTTACTTGCAGCTTGTAGAATCTACGGTGATGTCGATATGGGGGAGAGGGTTGTGAAGAAACTGATAGAGTTAAAACCAGATGAAGGAGGGTATTATATTCTCCTTCGCGATATATATGTTGCTTCAAGTCGTACAGCTGAAGTGAATGATATGCGGCAAGCAATGCAGGAAAGTGGAGCAACAAAAAATCCAGGCTGCAGTTGGGTGGGAGCGTAA
- the LOC126678896 gene encoding uncharacterized protein At5g39570, with translation MPYYTRNDEDVDDFDEFDPTPYGGGYDIVSTYGRPLPHSEEICYSNRVIADEDVDYERPTYTSYAEPSAYNDDMLQEEYSSYARPKARPGFVPGGGSVGGDSYSRPQAAPGFQPGTGYGRKPESEEYGSGHGRPQQSEYGSGGYGRRPESEYGSGGGGYEKPPSEEYGSGYGRKQESEYGSGGYEKPASEEYGSGYGRKQESEYGSGGYEKPASEEYGSGYGRKQESEYGSGGYGRKPESEYGSEYVEKTETQYGSGYGERPEAVSESGYGARPQSGYGSGYGERTESEYGGGGYERKASYGEEGGYGGRSEYEKPSYGDADPPRRPSYRQQEDEYEKPAYERRDEDDDGSRRKKYGGGDEEEEGSRRKKYGGDDEEEEGSRRKKYGGGDEEEEEGSRKKYGYGGEESYGRKKYGDDDDGSDDEKKKHYRSKHHHRKDYDDE, from the exons ATGCCGTACTACACTAGGAACGACGAAGATGTCGACGATTTCGACGAGTTTGATCCCACGCCATATGGCGGTGGATACGACATCGTTTCAACATACGGACGACCCCTTCCACATTCTGAGGAAATCTGTTATTCAAACAGGGTCATCGCCGACGAAGATGTCGATTATGAACGCCCCACTTACACGTCTTACGCTGAGCCATCAGCTTACAACGATGACATGCTCCAAGAGGAGTACAGCAGCTACGCCCGACCCAAGGCTCGGCCTGGTTTTGTACCCGGTGGTGGTTCTGTAGGTGGAGATTCATATTCCAGACCTCAGGCTGCCCCCGGGTTTCAGCCTGGAACTGGGTATGGTAGGAAGCCAGAATCTGAGGAATATGGATCTGGGCATGGCAGGCCACAGCAGTCTGAATACGGGTCTGGTGGTTATGGCAGGCGACCTGAATCAGAATATGGGTCTGGTGGTGGTGGGTATGAGAAGCCACCCAGTGAGGAATATGGATCTGGGTATGGACGAAAACAAGAATCTGAATATGGATCCGGCGGGTATGAGAAGCCAGCTAGTGAGGAATATGGTTCTGGTTATGGACGAAAACAAGAATCTGAATATGGATCCGGCGGGTATGAGAAGCCAGCCAGTGAGGAATATGGTTCTGGTTATGGACGAAAACAAGAATCTGAATATGGATCCGGCGGGTATGGCCGAAAACCTGAGTCAGAATATGGATCCGAGTATGTTGAAAAAACTGAGACTCAGTACGGATCTGGGTACGGTGAAAGACCAGAGGCTGTGTCTGAATCCGGTTATGGAGCTAGGCCCCAGTCCGGGTATGGATCTGGGTATGGCGAGAGGACTGAGTCTGAGTATGGAGGGGGTGGGTACGAGCGGAAGGCGAGTTATGGCGAGGAAGGAGGGTATGGTGGGAGGTCTGAATATGAAAAGCCTAGTTATGGAGATGCTGATCCACCTAGGAGGCCTAGCTACCGTCAGCAAGAAGATGAGTATGAGAAGCCTGCTTATGAGAGGAGGGACGAGGATGATGATGGTTCTCGTAGGAAGAAGTATGGTGGCGGTGATGAGGAGGAGGAAGGTTCTCGTAGGAAGAAGTATGGTGGCGATGATGAGGAGGAGGAAGGTTCTCGTAGGAAGAAGTATGGTGGTGGTgatgaggaggaggaggaaggtTCCCGTAAGAAGTATGGTTACGGTGGTGAAGAAAGCTATGGCCGTAAAAAATAT GGAGACGATGATGATGGCTCTGATGATGAGAAAAAGAAGCACTACCGCTCCAAGCACCACCACCGCAAGGACTATGATGACGAGTAA